A region from the Candidatus Syntrophosphaera sp. genome encodes:
- a CDS encoding ATP-binding protein — protein MIIDRVYDNLGDRLVKNKVMLLFGPRQVGKTTLVRRYYDLHPGKKLFLNGDDIVVQTTMASQDQAGILGRVEGYELLIIDEAQRIPNIGLALKILADNRQDLEIIATGSSSFDLMGQLGEPLTGRKTSLLLYPVWVGELLEHHNRFELDAMLPQLLIYGMYPEIVTASGKQRKTDQLNEITNSYLLKDILELDKVRSAQPVIDLLRLLAFQIGHEVSQNELGKQLGLDHKTVARYLDLFEKSHILIRLGGFSRNLRNEITSKAKYYFYDNGIRNSLIANFNPLELRNDIGMLWENFIITERVKKRAYHSIHANHYFWRTWDQQEIDLIEEREGKLFAYEIKWKKDKFKIPRKFQEAYPGSEITLVNRKNYLELIL, from the coding sequence ATGATCATAGACAGAGTTTATGACAACCTGGGGGACAGGCTGGTGAAGAACAAGGTCATGTTGCTGTTCGGTCCAAGGCAGGTTGGCAAGACCACATTGGTCAGGAGATATTATGATCTCCATCCCGGGAAAAAATTGTTCCTCAATGGCGATGACATTGTGGTTCAGACAACCATGGCTTCCCAGGATCAGGCTGGAATATTGGGCAGGGTTGAGGGATACGAACTGCTGATCATAGATGAGGCTCAGAGAATACCCAATATTGGCCTGGCACTGAAAATACTGGCAGACAACCGGCAGGACTTGGAGATCATTGCCACAGGCTCTTCGTCCTTCGATCTCATGGGTCAGTTGGGCGAACCGCTCACCGGAAGAAAAACGAGTTTACTGCTCTATCCTGTCTGGGTTGGTGAGTTGTTGGAACATCACAACCGGTTTGAACTGGATGCCATGTTGCCCCAACTGCTCATTTACGGGATGTATCCTGAAATAGTGACCGCTTCAGGTAAGCAGCGGAAAACCGATCAACTGAATGAGATCACCAATTCTTATCTGCTGAAAGACATCCTCGAGCTGGATAAGGTCAGATCAGCCCAGCCAGTGATAGATCTTCTCCGCCTGCTTGCTTTTCAGATCGGGCATGAGGTATCACAGAATGAATTGGGAAAGCAATTGGGGCTCGATCACAAGACTGTGGCCAGATATCTGGACCTGTTCGAAAAATCCCACATTCTCATTCGCCTGGGCGGTTTTAGCCGAAACCTCAGGAATGAGATCACTTCAAAAGCCAAATACTATTTCTACGATAATGGCATCCGCAACTCCCTAATCGCGAATTTCAACCCCCTGGAACTGCGTAATGACATCGGAATGTTGTGGGAAAACTTCATCATCACTGAAAGGGTCAAAAAGCGAGCCTATCATAGTATCCATGCCAACCACTATTTTTGGAGGACTTGGGACCAGCAGGAAATCGACCTGATCGAAGAAAGAGAGGGGAAGCTCTTTGCCTATGAGATCAAATGGAAGAAAGACAAATTCAAAATACCACGGAAATTTCAGGAAGCGTATCCCGGAAGCGAAATAACCCTTGTTAACCGGAAAAACTATCTGGAGCTGATCCTGTGA